ACACTATCAAGCACCTTATTACCCGTACCCGTCGTGTCTTTGATAATTATTTTACCATTGTCAAAAGAAACTCTTTTGATCAATGAAAGCTCTAAAATAACAATGGCTAATAAACCGTGATCTATCGAATGTTCTGCTGCTGCCAAGAGTCTTCCTTCTTCGTCATCTAGGGCGATCAGCATTAATCCTTCTGCTAAACTTAACTTCATTTAAATTCTTGTTTGTTCTAAACTAGGTGCAAATATGATAAAACCTTTTTATTATTTCATAATTTTTTCAATGGTGAGCCCCTGTACTAAGATAGAAAAGACAACCACAGCGTATGTAGCGGTCACTATCACATCCTTGGCAGGAATGCTGTCAGACAAGGACAAAGCCAAAGCCACAGAGATACCACCTCTCAAGCCCCCCCAAGTTAATATCATAATGGTCTTTTTTTCAAACTTTTTCCCAAAAGCTTGCAAAATGGTGATTGGAATAGAAACACCCAAAAATCGAGCAAACAGCACAACAACAATAGCTACAGGCATAATTAGCAGGTAGTGATTTTGAAATGTCTGCGTAATCACAATAAATTCTAACCCAATCAGGATGAACAAAATAGCATTGAGAGCCTCGTCAAGCAAGTGCCAAAACTTATATACATATTCACCGGTAGCATTGGCGAGATGCTCACTTCGTCCTTGATTACCAATAAACAAGCCCATCACCACCATACCCAATGGAGCCGACACATGAATCAATTCGGCCAATCGTCCTCCTACCATCACTAGCGTCAAGGTGACCAACACTTCCAGCTCGACATGGTCATTGTCAATATAGTTGAGCAATTTGAAGCCCATGAAACCAAACAATGCTCCTAGCAGCAAGCCCCCAAACACTTCCGTCACAAACAAACCAGCAACACTCATGGCACTTACTTCGCCATGCTCTCCACCTCCTTGTGCAATACCAAGAATTGTCAAAAAGATAACTACTCCTACCCCATCGTTGAACAAGGATTCACCCGCAATTTTGATTTCCAAACGCTTCGCCAGGCCGACTTTCTTCACCAATGACAATACGGCAATAGGATCTGTAGGAGAAATCAATGCCCCAAACAACAAGCAATAGATTAACTCTACTTCTACCCCCATAAATGGGAAAGCAAAAAACATCAAATACCCCACTATAAATGTAGACATCAATGTCCCTACCGTAGCGAGGATCACCACAGGCAACTTTTCATTGAGCAATCGACTCAAGTCCACAGACAAGGCACCTGCAAACAACAAGAAGTTAAGCATCACATTCAACAATACCTCTTTGAAATCAAACTCTTGTACGATATGCTCTGCACCATTCAGTATAGACGGCATGACAAATCCCAACAAAACAATCCCCACCGAAGAAGCCAAAGCGATTGCCATCAGTCCAATGGTAGACGGTAATTTCAAAACAGTGATGTTGACAAGTGTAAAAACGGCTGCTAAAAATATCAGTAATGTGATCAGATCAAGTATCCCCATTGTTCCTTAATAAATTATGTAATCAATTGTATGAATAAATATACTTCTCAAGCGTTTTCTTCAATCCTTTCTACATCAGAAAACAGCATTAAAGCTGCCAAGATACGAACATTTCAAGCGTGATTCCGAACTTTTTTGATTAAAATCCAAGAGCCTTTTTCGGTTCAAATCGGTCCTATTATCCGTATAAATACCGACTCAATTTTTCAAAACTCATTTCCAAAAGGAGCGTTAAAACCAAAGAAATAATCTATAACCGCGATAAAAATTATTCAAATAACAAATTATCATATAAAGATTGTCATTTTTGCAATAATCATGAGTAGTCGATTTAATTCAAATAATTATGACTCTCTTTTATTGCAATAAGAATAATTTTGCGGCACTAACTGTGGCAGTTACACAATAGACTCCACACGATCAAAAACTAAAGTAATCATTGAATGACGGAATCTAAGGTCGCCAATTTTGTAATAGACTTTGACAGTACTTTCACACAAGTAGAAGCATTGGACATCTTGTGTACCTTGGCCTTTCAAGACGAAGAGGAAAAGAAGGTTGCATTGGCCGAAATCGAAAGAATCACCAATCTTGCCATGGGGGGAGACCTGTCGTTTAGAGAGTCCCTCGAGAGTAGGTTGAAAATACTGAGGGCACACAAGGATCATATTCCTCTATTAATTGAGGAATTAAAATCATTGGTCTCTCCCTCTTTCATAAGAAACAAAGAATTTTTAGAGAATAACTCAGAACACATTTACATTCTATCCAATGGATTCAAGGAGTTCATTAGTCCTATCGTGGAGGAATATGGCATCAAAGCAGACCATGTTTATGCCAACACATTTGAGTTTGACAACAAGGGTTTCATCACAGGATTTGACAAAGAAAACATCCTCTCTCGAAGCAAAGGAAAGCCTGCGCTCATCGAATCACTCAGTCTCGATGGTGAAGTGTATGTCATCGGTGATGGATACAATGACTATGAAATACGAAAAGAAGGACAAGCCAACCGCTTTTATGCCTTCACAGAAAATGTAAAAAGACAAAACGTGATGGACTATGCAGACCATATCGCTCCATCATTAGACGAAATATTATATCATAACAATATGGAAGGAGCACTCTCATACCCTAAAAACAGAATCAAAATTTTGCTACTCGAAAACATCCACAGCAAAGGGGTGCAAATCGTAGAAAATGAAGGTTATCAAGTAGAAGTCCACCCCGCAGGACTGACAGAAGACGAATTGGTTGAAAAGATCAAAGATGTATCTATTTTGGGCATTAGATCCAAAACAATCGTAACCAAAAGAGTACTTGACAATGCCAAGCGCTTGATGTCTATTGGTGCATTTTGTATCGGAACCAATCAAATCGATCTGACTGAGTGTACCAAAAGAGGCATCACCGTATTCAATGCTCCATATAGCAATACCCGATCCGTAGTAGAGCTCGCCATCGGCGAGATGATCATGCTCATCCGCAACTTACCAGACAAAATCGCCAAAATGCATGAAGGCAAATGGGACAAATCTGCCAAAAACAGTTTTGAGGTGAGAGGTAAGAAACTAGGTATCGTAGGCTATGGCAACATCGGCAAACAACTCTCTGTATTGGCAGAGGCGATGGGACTCCAAGTATTCTACTACGACATTGATGAGAAACTGCCTATCGGCAATATCACCAAATGCAATACACTCAATGAAATGCTCGCCCAAGTGGATATCGTATCGCTACATGTAGATGGACGCAAGAGCAATGAGAACATCATCGGCAAAGAACAATTCGATGCAATGAAAGAAGGCATGATCTTCATGAATCTCTCTAGAGGTCATGTCGTAGATATCCCTGAGCTGAAAAAAGCGATCGAATCAGGAAAAATTGTTGGAACAGCGGTGGATGTATTCCCAGAAGAACCCTTGAGCAATAACCACGAATTTGTCTCAGAATTGAGAGGTTTGCCAAATGTCATCTTGACTCCTCACATCGGTGGCAGCACACTCGAAGCTCAAGAAAACATTGCTGAATTCGTTCCGAACAAAATCATCAGCTACATCAACACAGGATCGACGACCAACAGTGTCAATTTTCCCAATTTGACCTTACCAAAATTGGAAAATGCGCATCGGTTCATTCATATTCACAAAAACAAACCAGGCATCATCGCTGAGATCAACAATATCCTAGCGAGTCACGACATCAATGTCATGGGACAATACCTCAAGACCAATGAGATCATGGGGTATGTCATCACTGATATTGACAAGAAGTACGACAAAGAAGTCATCAAGGTCATGAAGAAAATTGAAGGAACTATTCGATTCAGAGTATTGTACTAAAACCAAAAACCCCGTCCAATTGGACGGGGTTTATTACTAAGGATCTCATGGTTTAGTTAAACCTCTTAAGAAAAGATTTAAGCTATCCGAATGATTCAATCTTCCACTGTTATCTCCGAAGAGTCCCGATCTAAACCGAGATGAGGCCTGATTTAGCCACCAGAGTCACTCGTTTTTGTTATGATCTAAAGCTTAATAAACTTGCAGATCCAAAGAGGGTACAAATATATCTACTTTAACTTCTTTTACCATAATTTTGCGCTCATTACCGCCAAATGTCTCAAGCTATATAAATGAATAAAATATTCTTTACCCCCGGTCCTTCTGCTTTGTATTTCACTGCAGAACAGCATATCAAAAACGCCTTGAAAAACAACGTGGCATCTATCAGTCACAGAAGCAAGCAATATATCAGCATTCATGAAGAGACCGTCAATGCACTCAAAGAGCTCTTGGATTTGCCTGAAGGTTACAGCATTGGATTCACTTCTTCGGCTACTGAAGTCTGGGAAAGAATCTCTGAAAACCTCATCGACCAAACTTCCTACCACTTTGTCAATGGATCCTTCTCCGAAAAATTCTACCAGGCAGCCCATGACTTAGGCAAAAATGCAATATTGAATAAAGCCGCTTATGGATCTAACCATGATTTGAAAAATGTGGAGATTCCTGAGGAAGTAGAGTTGATTGGTCTCGCACAAAACGAGACCAGCACTGGTGCCATGCTACCTGTAGCAGACATCGAAGGTCTACGTGCCAAATACCCTGAAAAGCTTTTGGCTATTGATTCCGTTAGTTCCTTACCTGTGACACGTTACGACTTTAGCAAATTGGACACTCTGTATTTCTCTGTTCAGAAATGCTTTGGCTTGCCATCAGGACTAGGTGTCTGGATCTACAACGAAAGATGTCTGGAGACCGCTCGTAGGCTCAAGGAAGTGGGTAAATACCACGAAACCTACAACAGCCTATTGAGCATTGACAAGTTTGCTCAAAAAAACCAAACCAGTTGCACTCCCAACGTAATGAACATCTACTTATTGGGCAAAGTCGTGCAAGACATGCTCAGCAAAGGTATAGACCAAATCCGACAAGAGTCGGCATACAAGAGTGCTTTGATATACAACTTGTTTGAGAACCATGAAAGGCTAAATGCTTTCGTAACGGAAAAGAAATTTAGATCTACCACCATCGGTGTGGCAGAAGTACAAGGAGGTGCCGAGCCGCTCATGTCAGCTTTGGCAGACAAGGGTTTGCTCGTCGGAAGTGGATACAGCCAGTTCAAAGGCAAACATATACGCATTGCCAACTTCCCTACGCATTCCAAAGAACAAATGGAACTACTCGTAGACACGATCAATACCATTGAGTTCTAACCTTTTTGATATATTACATTTTAATTCCCTCGTTTAATCCACCGAATACTCATGAATAGATTCAAAAGAATACTGGTTGCCCTAGATCATACAGATATGGACAAGGAGTTGATTCGTGCAGCATCCTTCATCTCTTCTTTAGCCAAAAGTGAAGAAGTTTTGTTTATCAACGTGATCAAAAATATTCAAGTCCCAGATCATATCAAGAAAGAGTTTCCAAACTTAATGCAGGACGCACTAAAAGAACGTAAAGAGGACATCCAATTGAGTGTAGATCGCTACTTTGAAAACCAAGAAACAAAAGCGGTCATAGAGATCAAAGCAGGTCAACCTACCAAATCTATCTTGAAAAATAGTGCGAGCGAAGAGATCGACCTCATCATCATGGGAAGAAAAAATGAAAAACCAGGTGGTGGTGTCATCATTCACCGAGTGGCCCGTAGAGCTGCCTGTTCACTTTTGATCATCCCCAAAGGCTTCAAAAAGAAGGTCAATAAAATCCTTGTCCCTATTGACTACTCCAACCACTCGTTGGACTCACTCAATCACATCATTGACATTTCTGAAAAGAACATGCCCAAGGTGAAAATTGTACCTCAGAATGTATACCAAGTACCTTCAGGGTATCACTACGCTGGCAAGAGTTATCAGGAGTTTGCGCAAATCATGGAGGAAAATAGTGGGAAAGAGTACAAAGCATTTGAGTCTAAAATCAAAAAAACGAAACTGGACATCAAACCGATCTTTACTCTTGACAGAGACGAAGATGTCATTTCTACCATCTACAAGACAGCCAAGAAAATCCGTGCCAATGCCATTGTCATCGGAGCAAAAGGGGTCACTAGCGCATCGGCACTATTTTTAGGGAGTAGTGCAGAAAAATTGATTCAGATGGATTCAGAAATCCCACTATTCGTCATGCGTGTCAAAGGCAAACAAAAAGGAATCATTGATTACCTGCTCAAACTCTAATGATCCGGTTGGGTTCCTCGGAACTTGTCCAACAAATCGTTGAATTGCTTACACTCTTCTTCGGTAAAATGATTGATTCGTTGGGTCAAATTATCCAACTTGGTATCTAACTCATCCAGCAGTGCTAAACCCTTTTCATTGATCTTTACATCCACCGCTCGGCGATCTTTGGAATTAATTTGACGAGTGGCTAAGCCTTTGGATACTAGTTTATCAATAATCCTAGAAGCATTGGACATACGATCCAACATGCGGTCTATAATCAAACTGATCGTAGCTACTTTAGGATACTGACCTCTCAAAATCCTCAATGCATTGTATTGCTGAATTGTCAACCCATAGGGTTTGAACAAATAAAACTCTTGTTGATTGAGCCAATTACTCGTAAACATCAAGTTCACTATTACTTTGTCAAATTCGGATTTGAACTTCTCCTGCTTTATGTCTTGATTCAGTCCCATGACATTTGTATAATATGTTACAACATTAAATATATAACTCGCGCACTAAAATTAAACAATGCTTGTTGATTATCTTGAAACAAAAGTGAAGGAGCCATGAAAACACAATCTACTCGAATCAAATACCTGCCAAAAATCATAGTTTCGGCCATTTTGATCCAAACACTATGGTTCAAATTTGGCATTGGCGGAGAGGCAGCCCTCAACGAATCCAAGCAGATTTTTGAGAATGTATCTCAAGGGCTATTCGATGACAAAGCGTACGAACCACTACTACGCATTGGGACTGGTTTATTGGAATTGACCATCGCAATCCTCCTATTCACCCCGCTCTCTGGCGTGGGCGCACTGTTGGGTAGCTTCGTCATGCTCAGCGCGATCGCTTCACACCTTCTTTGGCTCGGCCTAACTACAAACAACGATGGCGGCCTGCTTGTCTCGCTGGCCGCCATCGTATTGCTTTGTTGCATCAAAATAGTCTTTGACGAAAGAAAGCGAATCCCTTTCTTAAACTAACTTCTTACTTCACTACAAAACTCCCTTCTCCCATTTTGTAGTCATCTGTATATACTTCTACCTTGTGCTCACCCAAGTCATACTCTGATCCCTTGTCATACAGAAACGTAAGCGATTGTGTGTTTCTATCATAAAGAATTTCCTTTTTCACTGTAAAGAAGTTTTCACGTCCTTCAAATACAAACGTACCCGAACCAGTAGCCACATCAAATATCACTTTGCCATCGGGACCTGTAATCTTCAATAAGATATCCATTCCTTCAATTGGAGCTACTTTATTCTCCAAAACATCAAACTCAATCTTGAGATGGCTGATATGTCTATTTTTGAAAACACCTTCTTTTTCCTTGTCATTGCTATTGACAGCTATGACCTTCATTCCTTCGATTTTAAGCTGAGATGCAATTGCTACTTTTTGCTCAAGAGCACTACGATCTGTATTCAAATCACGCAAAGATTCGTTGAGCGCATTGGCTTCATCCTTCAACTCAGTATTCTCCTCAAGTAATTCCTGATTGAGTACCTTGAGTCGCTCGATCTCTTCATCTTGAGCCAACAATAGCTGTTTGTAGCCATCTACCTTTCCTTGTAGATCGTTTATTTGTCTGTATGCTCTTTTTCTAAATGCCTTCTTCTCTTCTTCCAGCTGATTCTTGATTTGCAACAATGTATCTATTTCTCCTCCCAGTTGCGCAATCTTTAGAATTCTGCTGTCTAGTTCATTACTCATAGAGTCCAAGTCATTGTAGGCTAAGTCAAGTTGTTGTTGGGTGATTCCATTTTGACGTTCCAACTCTATTGATTCGACTAACTTGTATACAAAGCCAATAGCCAGTGCCAACATCAAGATACTCGCTAATACGATAACGATCCTCTTTCTGCTTTGTGCTTCTTGCTTTTTCGGCTGTTGTTTCTGATTAATTTCCATATTCTCTTTAATTCCAAATTGTAAAAATAGGCCAATATCATTCTTAATCAAGACCTAGATGACTTAAGAATAAAATACAAATCAAAGACCAGACCAAAGTCAAAAATCCAACACGTAAGATTTCTTAGAAAGCTCTCTCTTAAAGACTAGAATACCCATTTGGAAATTCTCAATAACAATCCCCTGCCCAAATGCCCCAGAGATTTCTTCCCATGCTCGGCGCATACCTGAGGACCAATTGATATCATCGAAAATAACAACTCCCAATTGAGGATTGACAAGCCCCCTGAGCATACCCCAATACCTCATGGTCGCTTCATAGGTATGGTTGGCATCCAAGTAGATCAAATCAAAAGACTCTCCACAATCCAACATATTTGGCAATACGTCATCAATATCTTGCTCCAACAAACGAACCTTAGTATCTACCCCCAAAAGAGAAAAATGTGTTTGGGCCTTCTGTGCTAACATAACATTTCGCTCGACAGTGACCACTGATTGAACTGTCTGAGCCTCTGCCAACACCGATACATTGAGTCCCAAAGAAGTCCCCAACTCCAAGACAGACTTGGCTTCAATGTGTTCCAGCATACGCTTGATCATCCAAGAGTACCGCATAGGAGTTGTCCCATACTTAGCAATCTGACCTATTGTTTGCGAAGCGCCTAGAGATGTCCCTGCTCCCGCAGTACTATCTACCAAATTGGTATCCTTAGTCAGCTCAACCCACAAGCACAACGCAGGATGTGTATCATCCATTTTGGAGGCAGGTTTGAGCACCGTACAATACAAGGAAAAAACAAAGGGGGGTTGCAACGAATGTTCGTCCATTTTCGTCAACCAATAGATAAAAAACCGCTTGATACGAAAAAGCGCTACGTTGATTTCCAATACGTAAATACTGAGAGGTGACTAATTGTTTCGTTCGGGTACGACCATGACAAATTCAGGGATCAAAACTTCAATCATCTTGCCATCAATGATACGTTCCATAAGGTAAGTGCCATACATCTTACCAATACCACTTCTTAGGTTACAACCAGATACATACACATGCTCCTCTCCCGGCTCAATAGTAGGTTGTTGCCCTACTACTCCTTCACCCTCTACCTCACGATCCGAATACGCTGCATCCTTAATGTACCAGTGTCTACGTTTCAACTGAATGGTATTCTCACTTTCATTGGTGATGATGACTTTGTAGGTAAAGACATAATGAAATTGTCTCGGGCTAGAATACTTGGGTTGATATTCTGTCTCGACACTCACTTTTATTCCTTTTGTCTTTTGAGTAACCATCATTGGATCGTCATCGGGTAATTGCATTGCCTAATTCTTGAGAATACAAGTAAATCAATTTATTTTACATACAAAAAAAATGGATGTAAAAATTCACGAAAGCTGGAAAAACAAGCTTTACAAAGAATTTCAAAAGCCTTACTTTCAATCACTTACCTCATTCATCAAGACAGAGTATGCTCATTACAAAATTTACCCAAGAGGTACAGAAATCTTTCATGCCTTCGATTGCTCTCCTTTTGACAGCACGCGTGTAGTCATCATCGGACAAGATCCCTACCATGGTGAGGGACAAGCACATGGTCTCTGTTTTTCAGTCAACGAAGGGGTCAAACCTCCTCCTTCTCTTCAAAACATCTTCAAAGAGATCAAAGAAGATTTAGGACATCCAATCCCTTCATCTGGCAACCTTGATCGATGGGCCGAGCAAGGCGTATTGCTGCTCAACGCTACTTTGACCGTACGTGCCCAAACACCAGGATCACATCAAAACAAAGGGTGGGAAGAATTTACAGACGCAGTAATCTCTCAATTGTCTGACCAAAAAGAGCATCTGGTATTTTTACTATGGGGAGCGTATGCGCAAAAAAAAGGCCGTATCATTGATTCTAAAAAGCATTTGATTTTGGAATCTGCACACCCCTCACCTTTTGCGGCCTATCGAGGTTTCTTTGGCAACAAACACTTCAGCAAAACCAATATATACCTCAAAGAAAAAGGCTTACCAGAAATCATCTGGTAAGCCTTCCCATTTTGTAACAATGATTGGATCAGTTGATCCCACTGAACAGCCTAGACCATCGAATCTTGCCCAGTAAATCTGCATTGGGATCAATGGACATCCAAATAAAAGACGCTTCACCCACGATATGATCTTCAGGCACAAACCCCCAATACCTTGAGTCCTCAGAGTTGTGACGGTTATCCCCCATCATAAAATAATAATTTTGCTGAAAGGTGTATTCGGTAGCTACTTTACCATCAATAATCAATTTATTCTCTTGTACTTTGACATCCTCCAACCCTTCGTAATCTCGAATCGTCGAACCATAGGTAGCTACCATATCTTCGTCCAGCTGGATCGTCATCCCCTCTGCGGGAATCACCAATGGCCCGTAGTAGTCTACATTCCAAGGAAAACGAGAAGCGTCTGGAAAAATCCTAGGCTCTACGTCACTCTCTTGATGTCTGACTGGTATCACTCGCTTGACAAATGGCAGAGATTCGAATTTCTGTGCATCCTGTGGTCTTGCCTGTATGTAACAGCCACCATCGTAAGGTCTCACATCCCAAACCCCATTCTGCTCGAACACACGCTGATTGATCGTCTTGTCTGAGGCTATGAAATACAAAAACTGCATATCGGCGGGATTTTCGCCCTTCTCTCCATTGATGTAGACTTGTGTATCCTTGATCTCCAACGTATCTCCACCTACAGCGACACATCGTTTGATGTAGTGTGTTTTGAGATCTGTCGGATGCTCAAACTCTGGCGGATAGTTGAAAACTACTACGTCGTTTCGCTCGACATCACCCAAGCCAGGAAGCCTAAACTGTGGCAACTGAATCGCATCAGAGTAAGATGATAAATCACTCAAAGGCCCCCATAATTTTGCGTGCGTCAATGGCACTTGAAGAGGTGTTTTTGGTGTTCTTGGTCCATAGTTGATTTTGCTCACAAAGAGAAAATCACCTACTAGCAGTGTATTTTCCATCGAAGGAGTAGGAATCGTGTATGCTTCCATGAAAGCCCAACGAATCAAAGTTGCCGCGATCACAGCAAACACAATCGCATCCACCCACTCTCGAACCGCCCCCTTTTTCTTCTTTTCTTTTTTCTTAAAAATATTGAATATACTCATACTGATCGTTTCAAATATTAAAGTTGTAGCAAGTCATCCATAGAAAAAACGCCAGATTTACCCACCAGCCACTCTGAAGCGACCACCGCACCGAGGGCAAAACCCTTGCGGCTATGTGCTACGTGACTGATCTTGATCGTATCTACTTCTGAATCATATTGCACATCATGTGTACCTGGCACATTCTCGATTCGTTCGGAGACTATCCCCAATTCATCCGCTGCCTGTGTTTTCTCATTGACCCAATTCTTTTTCTCTTCCAAGTGCTTCATCATGCCTTCGGCCAAAGTAATGGCCGTACCACTCGGTGCATCTAATTTTTGGGTATGGTGTATTTCCACCATCGATGAATCATACCCTTTACCATTCATCATCTTGGCCAAAAACTCATTGAGTTTGAAAAACACATTGACCCCCAAACTGTAGTTGGATGCGTAGAAAAAACCTACTTGATTCTCAATGGCTATTGCAGAGACCTCTTCAAACTTGTCCAACCAACCCGTGCTACCGGATACTACAGGAACTCCATTTTGCAGACAAGTTTTGATGTTGTAAAAAGCAGATTCGGGTGCAGTAAATTCAATTACGACATCCGTGTTATCTGGTGCGATCTCGTTGAGTTCGGCAGGGTTATCTACCGTAATGATTTTAGACACTTGATGTCCTCTTTCTATCAAAATCTTTTCGATGGCTTGGCCCATTTTGCCATAACCTACTAGTCCTACCTTCATGTTATTTGCTCAAATTAAATACCACGGACATCCCTACGTTTCGTACTGTATATTCTGTCTGTGGCTTGTACGATGGCATGATTGCCAGCTCATCGTTGATATCAAATTCTATTAGGTGCGCTGCAACGTGTGCATCCACTATCGTGAGTAGATAATACACCGCTCCGATGATAATCATAAAATCACGATTGCGCTGAAACTGCTCTGCCTTACGCTGAAGCGAATAGGCATTGAATCTAGGAAAAGGATTCACTGTACTCTCATCGTCATCTGTCTCGGCAATCCAAGCATTTCTAAACGCAGTATAATAATCTTGGTTGTATTGGACAAGGTAACCGATCAGAATCGCCCCTCCATAGACAATGGGAAGCTTCCAATACTGTTTGTTGTACATCTGACCCAAACCTGGAAATACCGCGGAGTACAAAGCAGCTTTATTAGGGTCCAATTTGGACTTGCTACGGAATGACTCTATTCCTGGAGACTCTATGAACAAAGAGTCCTCATGAATGATATCCTCCTGCGCATACACAGAGTGTACAAACAGGACAAGTAGGATAGAGTAAACCGATTTTCTAATCAAGGTATCAAGCATCGATAATTTCCAAAATTCTATTGAGCTCCGTCACCGAAGAAAATGGAATTTTGATTTCTCCTTTATTTTGGTCATTCGCGGCGATTTTGATTCTCGTCCCGAAATGCGAAGATAGCTTATCTTGTACTTTTACTATTTCTTTATTCTCCTCTTTATTGGGAGTTTTTTCCTCTTGGGCGTCAGGAAAAGACGCTTGCTTGACCAATGCCTCAACTTTCCGCACAGATAAATCTTCGCTGAGAATCTTTTTGAGTAGATCCAACTGAAAGGAAGTATCCTCAATATTGATCAATGCACGAGCATGTCCCATCGATATTTTACCATCACGCACAGCCGCCTGAATATCTGGCGGCAACTTCAGTAACCTAAGATAGTTATTGACTGTAGAGCGCTTTTTTCCAACTCGATC
The DNA window shown above is from Reichenbachiella sp. 5M10 and carries:
- a CDS encoding MarR family winged helix-turn-helix transcriptional regulator, whose translation is MGLNQDIKQEKFKSEFDKVIVNLMFTSNWLNQQEFYLFKPYGLTIQQYNALRILRGQYPKVATISLIIDRMLDRMSNASRIIDKLVSKGLATRQINSKDRRAVDVKINEKGLALLDELDTKLDNLTQRINHFTEEECKQFNDLLDKFRGTQPDH
- a CDS encoding DoxX-like family protein; the protein is MKTQSTRIKYLPKIIVSAILIQTLWFKFGIGGEAALNESKQIFENVSQGLFDDKAYEPLLRIGTGLLELTIAILLFTPLSGVGALLGSFVMLSAIASHLLWLGLTTNNDGGLLVSLAAIVLLCCIKIVFDERKRIPFLN
- the serA gene encoding phosphoglycerate dehydrogenase, with amino-acid sequence MTESKVANFVIDFDSTFTQVEALDILCTLAFQDEEEKKVALAEIERITNLAMGGDLSFRESLESRLKILRAHKDHIPLLIEELKSLVSPSFIRNKEFLENNSEHIYILSNGFKEFISPIVEEYGIKADHVYANTFEFDNKGFITGFDKENILSRSKGKPALIESLSLDGEVYVIGDGYNDYEIRKEGQANRFYAFTENVKRQNVMDYADHIAPSLDEILYHNNMEGALSYPKNRIKILLLENIHSKGVQIVENEGYQVEVHPAGLTEDELVEKIKDVSILGIRSKTIVTKRVLDNAKRLMSIGAFCIGTNQIDLTECTKRGITVFNAPYSNTRSVVELAIGEMIMLIRNLPDKIAKMHEGKWDKSAKNSFEVRGKKLGIVGYGNIGKQLSVLAEAMGLQVFYYDIDEKLPIGNITKCNTLNEMLAQVDIVSLHVDGRKSNENIIGKEQFDAMKEGMIFMNLSRGHVVDIPELKKAIESGKIVGTAVDVFPEEPLSNNHEFVSELRGLPNVILTPHIGGSTLEAQENIAEFVPNKIISYINTGSTTNSVNFPNLTLPKLENAHRFIHIHKNKPGIIAEINNILASHDINVMGQYLKTNEIMGYVITDIDKKYDKEVIKVMKKIEGTIRFRVLY
- a CDS encoding O-methyltransferase gives rise to the protein MEINVALFRIKRFFIYWLTKMDEHSLQPPFVFSLYCTVLKPASKMDDTHPALCLWVELTKDTNLVDSTAGAGTSLGASQTIGQIAKYGTTPMRYSWMIKRMLEHIEAKSVLELGTSLGLNVSVLAEAQTVQSVVTVERNVMLAQKAQTHFSLLGVDTKVRLLEQDIDDVLPNMLDCGESFDLIYLDANHTYEATMRYWGMLRGLVNPQLGVVIFDDINWSSGMRRAWEEISGAFGQGIVIENFQMGILVFKRELSKKSYVLDF
- a CDS encoding aminotransferase class V-fold PLP-dependent enzyme — encoded protein: MNKIFFTPGPSALYFTAEQHIKNALKNNVASISHRSKQYISIHEETVNALKELLDLPEGYSIGFTSSATEVWERISENLIDQTSYHFVNGSFSEKFYQAAHDLGKNAILNKAAYGSNHDLKNVEIPEEVELIGLAQNETSTGAMLPVADIEGLRAKYPEKLLAIDSVSSLPVTRYDFSKLDTLYFSVQKCFGLPSGLGVWIYNERCLETARRLKEVGKYHETYNSLLSIDKFAQKNQTSCTPNVMNIYLLGKVVQDMLSKGIDQIRQESAYKSALIYNLFENHERLNAFVTEKKFRSTTIGVAEVQGGAEPLMSALADKGLLVGSGYSQFKGKHIRIANFPTHSKEQMELLVDTINTIEF
- a CDS encoding universal stress protein, whose translation is MNRFKRILVALDHTDMDKELIRAASFISSLAKSEEVLFINVIKNIQVPDHIKKEFPNLMQDALKERKEDIQLSVDRYFENQETKAVIEIKAGQPTKSILKNSASEEIDLIIMGRKNEKPGGGVIIHRVARRAACSLLIIPKGFKKKVNKILVPIDYSNHSLDSLNHIIDISEKNMPKVKIVPQNVYQVPSGYHYAGKSYQEFAQIMEENSGKEYKAFESKIKKTKLDIKPIFTLDRDEDVISTIYKTAKKIRANAIVIGAKGVTSASALFLGSSAEKLIQMDSEIPLFVMRVKGKQKGIIDYLLKL
- a CDS encoding sodium:proton antiporter, which produces MGILDLITLLIFLAAVFTLVNITVLKLPSTIGLMAIALASSVGIVLLGFVMPSILNGAEHIVQEFDFKEVLLNVMLNFLLFAGALSVDLSRLLNEKLPVVILATVGTLMSTFIVGYLMFFAFPFMGVEVELIYCLLFGALISPTDPIAVLSLVKKVGLAKRLEIKIAGESLFNDGVGVVIFLTILGIAQGGGEHGEVSAMSVAGLFVTEVFGGLLLGALFGFMGFKLLNYIDNDHVELEVLVTLTLVMVGGRLAELIHVSAPLGMVVMGLFIGNQGRSEHLANATGEYVYKFWHLLDEALNAILFILIGLEFIVITQTFQNHYLLIMPVAIVVVLFARFLGVSIPITILQAFGKKFEKKTIMILTWGGLRGGISVALALSLSDSIPAKDVIVTATYAVVVFSILVQGLTIEKIMK
- a CDS encoding chromosome segregation protein SMC — its product is MEINQKQQPKKQEAQSRKRIVIVLASILMLALAIGFVYKLVESIELERQNGITQQQLDLAYNDLDSMSNELDSRILKIAQLGGEIDTLLQIKNQLEEEKKAFRKRAYRQINDLQGKVDGYKQLLLAQDEEIERLKVLNQELLEENTELKDEANALNESLRDLNTDRSALEQKVAIASQLKIEGMKVIAVNSNDKEKEGVFKNRHISHLKIEFDVLENKVAPIEGMDILLKITGPDGKVIFDVATGSGTFVFEGRENFFTVKKEILYDRNTQSLTFLYDKGSEYDLGEHKVEVYTDDYKMGEGSFVVK